The window GAATGTATAGGGTCTTTAAAATTCTGAATGAATCACAAAGATTGATCTAGATTATATATGACTCAGTTGTTTTTGAATCTGATAAACTGTGTTACACAGAACACGAAAGTCATCAAATCAGAGGGCATAGTACAAACATTGCCTATTGTTAGATGCTTATGAAACAGGTGAGGAACACATGCACCTTTATGGGAAAGGTTAGCAAACTGTTAATGgtttaaacagtcattttctgtATTAAATATTAACTTAGAAAACTCTTAAGATGTTTGGGAATAAGTGGTGTGATGTATACAAAATAACAAATCCGGTCCCTGAAAACACTGACCTGTTTGGACTTTGATTTTAGCATTCCTGTGACCTTGTTTAATATccaagagtttaaacttttaaatatgtTTCAGCCCTTAAACACTGTAATAACATTTAGTCAGTGAACTTAAAACATGTGCTACATGTAGTAATATTTAAATGAGACATACCTGATTTTATTCAAGACAAAAACATTATCTGCTATGACTGACTCAACCTGAATACTTTACACCAAAAAAGTAGggttaaatcaagtagaaataacTCTTTGAGGTAACAACTGgatattttcatttataataGTATATGATTTTCagctttcttaaagggatagtttaccaaaaaaattaatttttcatttactcatccacatgccatcccagatgtgtttgcttttctttcctctgctgaacacaaattaagatttttagaagaataatccatgtcttctgaagtgatccaattgattttgggtgagaacagatgaaaatataactcctttttcactgtacatcttgctattgcagtctctaggcacaatcatgatttcaaactcgattacactttatTACAGCTTGATTAcacgcatgcacagagtgctagattgtgctataggaagtgtaatcgaacttgaaatcatgatggccaaggactgctgatgtcaagatttatagtgaaaaatcaGTTATATAtttaggtctgttctcacccaaaaccaattggattgcttcaaaagacatgatttaaccactggagtcatatggattacctttgtgctttttggagcttcaaagtttttaccaccattcacttgctttgtatagacctacagagctgagataaacaaaaatctttgtgttcagcagaagaaagaaagtcatacgcttttgagatggcatgaggggtaaatgatgagagaattctcatttttgtggaaactatccctttaaatttcatattcaaaCGCTTAAAATTCCATCTTAAGGCAAGATCATGTTAAAACCCATTTTAGGGATGCCTCAGAAATTATCAAACTCATCAGTCTTAGTTAATTAGGGCAAAGTCATTTGACAATGAGATGAAAGTGGGTGAAATTTACCTAAATTCCCCCTATTTCTGAAAATCATAAGACAAGTAAGTGAAGACATCAAAATACATACACTCTTCACCTACTTATGTTCTGCCACTGTAAAATCAGAAAATCAACACAAACCTTCACACCCATTCAAGCTATTGTTACaatatataacattttgtaataaaaaaggTCAACATGAGCAACATATATTTACAATATTGAAAATGCtgaatcaaaatatttaaattgcccctgaaattcaaaacatGATaccattttgatttattattattattattattattattatatatactacTGTTATAGGGTtagttaagcaatatcacacaaggaGGAGTGCAATATTGctctatatcagcactgctgtgattcggctgcaggctgagtgccataggtaatcacagcagtgctgatttagggccatacaccatgactgcgagtgtgatattgcttaactaACCCTATAATAgtagttcaatgaacaagtaaataaaattaaaaattaggaaaaactgagtacggtcataaaaaatgcatttgtgcatggaattactttcttacgtgacggatcagaatctgccgttgctggttcaaaccaaatgatgcatccaagcctctcaaaaacatcacttcagaactactagtatcacggcttgggctgtttctaacatgttattgcagaaacaaggatgtatgtgtgtgtgtgtgtgtgtgtgtgtgtgtgtgtgtgtgtgtgtgagagagagagagagagagagagagagggagatcctgtttgcgatcacctgttgatgatgctgtagtctgttagtcagctttcaaaagataatgtcaatttgataaaatgcatcctattttctcagtggaaaaatagccatcaaAGCAGGGGTATTAttctctatttcgcggtagctggtgcgcaagagactttcactatagaaaccgcaatctcatccaccattttgtcctctccaatgtggaaactccagtaagaggtaagcaccttgagtttatGTAattagtctgttgtgtctctcagctgtgatgagccttaacgctgaagttgttagtttaaagctattttatagctttagtagtgtagtagtaatgcgagcgatcacggagtgttgttgaatataaacaatgagtgatgctgactcacttcacgtcaccatctggctcatattacacacaaaaatggtctattgcatccacctgctggctaaaataggtaatgtcacaaaattaaatgtataaagACAAATggcacatctgcactgctcttacactttagtttagtacggcacgaacacaagcagagtgatacacacagtgaagcgtccgagtgctgatggtgtgagaccattggtactcatggaacgtctcacgtccaatcagattcgaggaccggaactaactgttgtatattatactatatatacagtagatatatttaTCTAAgcctagttatacatattatgacAAAATATGAATAGATTAATTTCATGGATAACAGGTAATAAACTCTCAAATCTAATTATTCAGTTTGagaatttttgttaataaatcaaATACTCAAGTATTTAACATAAAAGCATGAgacacagtatatttttatatgacTAGGAACTAATATACAACAAAAGTCCCCTAATAAATGCCCCTAAAAATCTGTGTCCACCCAAGTTATCAGAAAATGATAGACTCATACCTGAGCTCAGGGCATCTGGATTCTTCTTTTCCAGCCTTGTTGTGGTATTTTGTTGCACTGCTGTTGTTAATGGTTTTGTGGTTGACGATGGCAGCTTAGTTGATCCTAACTCTTTAGAAGTAGAGGCCACCAGTTTGGTTGTAATTATCGTTGAAGTAGGCCTAGCTGTAGTTTTGGCACTAGTAGTAACACTTACAGTATTTTGAGTAGCCGTATTCGAGGTATGACTCGCAGAAGACGTTCTTGTCACAGTGCCGGCAGAACTTTCAGTCTTCAAGCTTTGAGTTCCAGTCTCCGGACTCAATGTTAGTGTGGTCGATGCATTGGTCGCATGGGGTGAGCTGGTGATCATACTTGCTGGAGAGGAAATATAATTGCTGGTGGTGGTTGCATTTGATGCTGGGACTGAAGTTGAGTTTGTAGTGGTTGTGGTGGAGTTCACAGTTGATGGCAATTCAGTTGTTTGAGTATGGCCAACCGTTGTAGGTTCATTTGTTGTTTGTCCCACACTGGCATCAGCTGATACTGAGTTTGACACCAGAGGTGATGTCGAAAAATGTGGCTCTGTCGTTGTAAAAGATGTTGTTGCAGTTTTGGACAATTCAGATATGATGGGTGGACTCTCTGAAGTGCCTCCAAAAATTATCCAACCTTTATtccaaaacacaaagaatacaaCAAATGGAccacacaaaactaaaaagaaaacaaagtgcTTCATGcaataacatctaaattaacggtaacactttacattaatgttccctttgtttagggtttataaaggggttcattcaTAATGAATAAGGCTTTTAAAATGGCAAATCAttgatatgcggttataacaacatgaatacaaATTCATGAGACTTTCATGCAATGCttaccaaatagtgagccattttaccttaaatgttctaaatgcttaataacacttatttaacATTAGTAACCTGAAAATGTACTTCAATGTAAAGTAGACTCatttgaagcatttattaagtaGCTGCTAACATTAGAAACctattattatatgatatatgctgtgaatgagc of the Myxocyprinus asiaticus isolate MX2 ecotype Aquarium Trade chromosome 42, UBuf_Myxa_2, whole genome shotgun sequence genome contains:
- the LOC127432653 gene encoding prostate androgen-regulated mucin-like protein 1 homolog isoform X1, with protein sequence MEMSFSTMVILAGWIIFGGTSESPPIISELSKTATTSFTTTEPHFSTSPLVSNSVSADASVGQTTNEPTTVGHTQTTELPSTVNSTTTTTNSTSVPASNATTTSNYISSPASMITSSPHATNASTTLTLSPETGTQSLKTESSAGTVTRTSSASHTSNTATQNTVSVTTSAKTTARPTSTIITTKLVASTSKELGSTKLPSSTTKPLTTAVQQNTTTRLEKKNPDALSSGNVAAIFIGLIAIVLILLGVAYYFKIQRSNYGRLLDDTDQASVGNFLNPMYDG
- the LOC127432653 gene encoding uncharacterized protein LOC127432653 isoform X2, with the translated sequence MEMSFSTMVILAGWIIFGGTSESPPIISELSKTATTSFTTTEPHFSTSPLVSNSVSADASVGQTTNEPTTVGHTQTTELPSTVNSTTTTTNSTSVPASNATTTSNYISSPASMITSSPHATNASTTLTLSPETGTQSLKTESSAGTVTRTSSASHTSNTATQNTVSVTTSAKTTARPTSTIITTKLVASTSKELGSTKLPSSTTKPLTTAVQQNTTTRLEKKNPDALSSDGQIMDAFWMTPTKLLWGIFLTQCMMAKWGSSYSMRKQLSDSFLRKNLR
- the LOC127432653 gene encoding uncharacterized protein LOC127432653 isoform X3, which codes for MEMSFSTMVILAGWIIFGGTSESPPIISELSKTATTSFTTTEPHFSTSPLVSNSVSADASVGQTTNEPTTVGHTQTTELPSTVNSTTTTTNSTSVPASNATTTSNYISSPASMITSSPHATNASTTLTLSPETGTQSLKTESSAGTVTRTSSASHTSNTATQNTVSVTTSAKTTARPTSTIITTKLVASTSKELGSTKLPSSTTKPLTTAVQQNTTTRLEKKNPDALSSVIHILHGFHHLLGREENF